Proteins encoded together in one Quercus lobata isolate SW786 chromosome 3, ValleyOak3.0 Primary Assembly, whole genome shotgun sequence window:
- the LOC115980644 gene encoding uncharacterized protein LOC115980644 → MGGVNVAFKEPIHKILDRIKNEPFFRWPNKIGGDPSRRNQNLYCTYHKDKGHTTEQYQVLKDHLGQLVKVGYLKEFIVDFGNRDAGHGAQQKRNPLPPPLGVIEVIHAASRGATVNRRGVLTVAPKETCTKKQSPEKRMKVGRLAISFDEEDLEGTIQLHDDALVVTARISDFLVKRVMIDQGSGADVMYLDLFDGLGLKNQDLTKYDTPLVSFDGRVVIPESQISLPVNMEGKEVMVTFIVVRSFSPYTAILERPWIHAMRAVLSTLHMKVKFPTEHGVVVVRGN, encoded by the coding sequence ATGGGAGGGGTGAATGTAGCATTCAAAGAGCCGATACACAAGATTTTAGACCGGATTAAGAACGAACCGTTCTTCAGATGGCCGAACAAGATAGGGGGCGACCCGTCTCGGAGGAATCAAAACTTGTATTGCACATACCACAAGGATAAAgggcacaccaccgagcagtaccaggtattaaaagatcatctggGGCAACTAGTGAAGGTAGGATATTTGAAAGAGTTCATAGTGGATTTTGGAAACCGGGATGCCGGTCATGGCGCTCAGCAAAAAAGGAACCCTCTTCCGCCACCATTGGGGGTGATCGAGGTCATCCATGCTGCTTCGAGGGGTGCGACTGTAAACAGAAGAGGAGTATTGACAGTGGCACCCAAAGAAACTTGCACAAAGAAACAATCACCCGAAAAGAGGATGAAAGTTGGCCGGCTGGCAATCTCTTTTGACGAGGAAGATCTGGAGGGAACAATTCAACTGCATGATGATGCGTTGGTAGTAACAGCGCGGATAAGCGACTTCTTAGTGAAAAGGGTGATGATAGACCAAGGAAGTGGAGCCGACGTAATGTACCTAGATCTATTCGATGGGCTTGGATTAAAAAATCAGGACTTGACGAAGTATGATACGCCATTAGTCTCATTTGATGGAAGAGTTGTGATTCCCGAAAGTCAAATTTCCCTTCCGGTAAATATGGAGGGCAAGGAAGTGATGGTCACCTTCATAGTAGTAAGATCATTCTCCCCATACACGGCAATCCTGGAAAGGCCGTGGATTCATGCAATGAGGGCTGTTTTGTCCACCTTGCATATGAAGGTTAAATTTCCTACCGAGCATGGAGTTGTCGTAGTACGAGGGAACTAG